The following DNA comes from Fervidibacillus albus.
GTTTTTTATGTTCTTGATGATTTCGTAACTTTCGAATATGCATTTGCTACTTTTTCTTCTTTGAATTGGAGCATTCATCAATTTATAAAATTTTAATTCGAATTTAGCTTTCATTTTATTTGAAACATATTTTTGTTTTCGCATACGAAAATTCATTGTATAAAAAAATTCGACTGTGAATGATGAATTGTTCACAGTCGAATTTTAAATGTCTTTTTACACCCATCCAAAACCTTTTGCTACTTGTGCGACAACGAATGTTACGACAATTGCAATCGATGTTGGTAACGCAAAGGCAATAAACGTCCACTTCTTACTATGGGTTTCTTTATATATGTTTACCATCGTCGTACCACACGGAAAATGTAATAACGAAAACAACATCATATTTAATGCGGTCAACCACGTCCAGCCGTGTTCGATAAAAATTTGTTTAATAGCGGTTAAATCCTCTACTTCGATCATCGCTCCCGTCGATAAATAGCCCATAAGTAAAATCGGTAACACGATTTCATTTGCTGGAAGTCCGAATAAAAAAGCAGTAAGAATGTAACCGTCCAAACCTAACAACTGTGCAAAGGGATCAAAAAAATTTACGACATACATTAATATACTTGTATCACCGATAAAAATATTTGCTGCAATCCACGTTAACATTCCGGCTGGAGCTGCTACAATGACGGCCCTTTTCAACACGAATAACGATTTATCCAACGTAGCTCGGAGAATCGTCTGCCAAAATTTTGGAATTCGGTAAGGTGGCAATTCCAATGTATAATGGGTCGGAATGCCTTTTAGTGCCGTTTTCGACAATACCCACGAAACAACGAGTGTAACGACGATTCCGAATAGTACGATGCCCATTACAACCGCCGCCGTCACAAACGTTCCTAACGTTCCAGAAAAGCCGACAGCCATAAACAGCGAAGATAATAAAATGAGCGTCGGCCACCTTCCATTACACGGAACAAAATTATTCGTCAATATGGCAATCATTCGTTCTCGAGGCGATTCGATAATACGAGTAGATAAAATGGCTGCTGCATTACATCCGAATCCCATCGCCATCGAAAGGGCCTGTTTCCCATGAGCCCCCGCCCGTTTAAAAAGTCGGTCCATGTTGAAGGCGACGCGGGGTAAATACCCGTAATTTTCCAATAGGGCAAACATCGGAAAGAAAATAGCCATCGGTGGTAGCATGACGCTAACGACCCAGGCCGTTCCTCGATACAATCCTAAAACGATGATTCCGTACAACCATTCAGGAGCATGGATCCAGTGAAAAAATGTTGTTAAATATCCTTCAATCCAGTTGAAAAAATCCGCCAATAACGATGATGGATAATTTGCACCAGCGATCGTAATATAAAAAACGATTCCTAACATCGCCAACATAATCGGAAAACCGAAAAGTTTCGAAGTGAAAATTCGATCCAATTTCTCTGTTTGACGTAATTTTTCCATCGATTGATAACGAATCGTTTCATCGCAAATCGATTTTGATTCCTGATAAATGTCCGTTACAATTTCATCGCGTAAATCATTTGATGAAAGGGATTTTGCGAAATGGATAATTTCATCGTATTGTTTCTTTTCAACGTACGTACTCATTCGTTTTCTCTGCCCCCTGCCCTTGCTCTTTCCTCTTTATATACGTTTGCAAAATCGATTCATCTCCATCCAATAACTTTAACGCAAGCCAACGTGGGGAAAGATCATTGCCAACGAGTTTCTCCACTTTCGGAATTAACTGATTTAACTTTTCCTCCACTTCCTCCGAATATTTCATTTGATACGGAGACGTTGTAATTTTTCCAGTAACCATCCGGTCGATCGTATCTAAAAGCAAAGGGATGCCCATTTTGTTTCTTGCGGATATTTTAATCACTGGAACACCAAGTTTATCCATCATAATATTTTCGTGTATAATGATACCCTTTTTCTTCGCTTCGTCGATTAAATTAATACAAAGAATCACTCGATCGGTAATCTCCATCACTTGTAAAGCGAGATTTAAATTTCGTTCAAGTGTCGTCGCATCAACAACGACAATCGTAATATCTGGCTTTTCAAATACGATAAAATCCCTGGCCACTTCTTCGTCCGCTGAAGTCGATAACAAGGAATAAGTCCCGGGTAAATCGACGATCGTATATTCCCTTCCTTTAAAAGAAAAGGAGCCTTCTGCTAAAACGACCGTCTTTCCAGGCCAATTTCCCGTATGCTGTTTTAATCCAGTCAGTGTATTAAATAACGTACTTTTACCAACGTTCGGATTTCCAGCTAATGCGATTTTAATCGGTTGATTTTGAGTCATTTTTCACAATCTCCCCAAAAATTTTTGAACTTTCCTCTTTACGAAGGGCAATAATCGTTTGACTTACTTGATAGGCAATCGGATCTCCGAGGGGGCTTTTTTGGATCGCAATAACTTTTGCGGAAGGAACGAATCCTAAATCCAATAGCCTCCTTCTCATCGTTCCGGTGACTCCGATTTTTTTTATTTCAATACAATCTCCAATTTGTGCTTGATCAAGGGATATGACCTGTTTTTCAGCCATCCGTATGCCTCCTATGAATTGGATACGTGTTACAATGTTTGCCATAACCAACATTTCTTATGTTTATTGTACGCACCATTTTTGCCTATGTCAAACATTTTACAAAAATATTATTTTCCCAGTTTGCAAGCTTTCTTTATGATCGAAATGGAATGATTAAATATTTTTCTTTGAAATATAAAAAAGGAACGGGTAATTTACGTTCCTCGGAGATTAAAAATATTTTATGGCTGTTACTAGTTGTTATTTTTGAAAAAATAACCATCTTCTTACCTATAATAATAGATTCCTTCCGATCAATGGAAGGACACACGTATTTACGTTAAGCCTGCTTCGTTTTGCAATCGTTTTGCTATTTCTTGAAAATCTTCCATCGAGATACCCGGAGCAAATTCTTCGGTTACCTCTTCATAATCGGGAACCGGGGCACCTTTCGGAGAACCGAAGATGACCTCCAACGGTTCGTTCGTTTCTGGATGGGTTCCTTTCCAAATTTGTGTAATTCCACGGTAGTCGTTTTTACTAAATGTGTACAATTTTCGATGAGCACCTTTTTCTTCAAACTTCCTTGCCGTATCAAAAACACGATTTGAAACGGTCGGAACGGGTAACATTTTCGTAATATCGACACCCGTTGCTACTTCCAAAGCTTTTGCATAGGCGACAATATGTGTTCCGCCCCGAACGAGCAAATAGCCGATCATCTCCCTTGCCGTCGGATGACTCGTCATTTCATACACACGCATTTTATGGGTTCTTGCTCCAATTTCTAAAAAATAGTTGTGCAAAAGGTCAACGATTAAATTGCCACTATTAAATACATTATCCCCTGTCCACGGTCTACCTTGGGAATCACCGGGTTTCGCACTTTGGGCGGTGTCGATAAAAGCGTAATGATTTCTTAAATCCTTTCCATTTCGTAAAGGTGCGATATCCGGTTCTCCGGGAAAACTACTTCCTTCCATTAAAATGTTGATCGTATGGGCAACGAGTTCCAGATGTCCAAATTCCTCAGCGGTAATACTTGCAATCAAGTCATAAAACGGTTTTAATTTTTTCTTATTTTTAAAGTTAAAGGATTGAAATAAATAATTATTGAACGTGGACATTTCCCCATAACGTCCACCTAACAATTCTTGTACAGCAGATGCTGCGTTCGGATCCGGTTCCTTAGGTCTCGGTAAATTAATGGCGACTTCATTCATCCGTTCTATCAACCCGATTCCCCCTTTGTCAGTCCGGTTTGACCCAAACGATTTGTGCAGTACGAACGAAAAAATGGTTCCCATCCGTCGTCACTGTAATATGATCGGGATACACTTGTTTTAATGTGCCCCGAACGGAATCCTTTACCGTCTGTACGACGAGTTTTTGATTCAGTAATTGATTTAACCGTTGATAAAGATACGGATCGACAAAGGAACGCAATTGCGGATTTCGGGAATATGGATTGCGATTGTCATATTTGTCTTCAGCCATATCCTTTTCCCCCTTTCCTTTATGATAATAATGTATTGGAAAGGCAGGATGTCCTATGACGCAAAATAGAAAGGTTCTTTTGACGAAAAACGATCACCGAAATTGGCAATCGTTGAAAAATTTTTCTAATCCCTGTTTATCCCCGTCTTTGATCACTTACATGCCGATACATTTCTCGTAATTTTCGTTTCAATAGTTTTCCACTCGGATTTTTCGGTAATTGATCGGTGAATTCCACATATTTCGGTACTTTAAATGTGGATAATCGCTCTTTACAAAAGGCGATTACATCCTCTTCTGTCATCTCCGCCCCCTTTTTTCGTACAATGACGGCGGTTACCGCTTCGATCCAATACGGATCTGGAATGCTAATGACAGCGACTTCCGATACGCCTTCCATTTCATAAATGACTTCTTCCACTTCCCGACTTGAAACGTTGACACCCCCTGAATTAATCATATCCTTTTTCCGATCGATAATCGTAATATACCCTTCCTCATCCATTACACCTAAATCCCCACTATGAAACCAACCGCTTCGAAAAGCTTCCAACGTTTTTTCAGGATCATACAAATACCCTTTCATCGCATGGGGGGTACGGTGAACGATTTCTCCGATGACGCCGGGTGGGACTTCTTTTCCGTGATCGTCGACGATTTTCGTTTGCACATTTAACGTCGGTTTGCCTGCTGAACCGAGTTTACGCATTTGATCTTCCGGTTGAAGGGCCGTAGCTAGGGGGGCCACTTCCGTCTGACCGTAAAAATTCCAAAATCGTGCATTCGGCAATCGTTCGGATAATTCCTTTAAAAATTCTCGCGGCATAATCGCTGCACCGTAATAACATTTTTGTAATGAAGACAGATCCCGTCGATTGAAATCCGGATGTCTTAAAAGGGCAATCCAAACCGTTGGCGGACAAAAAAGTTGGGTAATTTTTTCCTTTTCAATCGTTTCTAAAAGGTTGTCCGGTTTCGCATTTTCCAAAATAATTCCACTGGAACCGAGATAAATGCTTGGACCTAAAAAACAATGTAGTTGGGCACTGTGATACAGGGGAAGGGCGTGAATACATACGTCCTTTTCCGACATCTTACCGCTAATAATCGTGCTGACGTATTCACTAATGATGTTTTTATGAGTGAGCATTACCCCTTTTGGTCTTGATTCCGTTCCACTCGTATACAAAACATGTGCCAGATCCTCATCATCGATATCCGCATCGACAAACGCTGTCGATTCATCTTTTCTTGCAACAGATAAAGGAATCCACCCGGAATCTCCATTCTCCCCTCCCCTTTTTTCTTCTTGATCCATAATAAATCGATGGTTAATGGATAAATCGGCCGCTGCTTGATCGAGAATCGACATATATTCTTCTGCAGCTAAATATCCAGAAACTTTGGCATGGTTTAAAATGTACCGGACGTCTGAGGCATTTAACATATAATTAATTGGAATCATAACTGCTCCGATTCTCGCTAACGCAAAGGTGGAAATGACAAAGTCGAGACTGTTTTTTGACATGATGGCAATCATATCCCCCTTTTTCATACCATCACGCAAAAACGCATGAGCCGTCTGGTTAACGAGATCATCTAACTCCTTATACGTAAGACGAATATGTTTGTAAGCGATTGCAAATTTATCCGGAAGCCTGTCCCGCGTTCGTGCTAAAAGATCCCCTAAAGTATTTCTTCGAATTCGTTGAATTTGTTTCCATCCCTTTTCTGTATCATAAATGTTTTTTACCATTTCCATCCTCCTTTTTTTCAAATATTATAATATTTCGCAATTTTAGTATAAAGTAAAAAAATAGCAATCTCAATGACAGAGATTGCTGAAAAATGTCGTATGATCCGAATTTTTCATTCGTTGATCTTCCTTCTCGACGATTAGAACGGATAAATCATCGGGATAAAAATTATCATAACAAAAAACATAATCAACACTAGTGGCATACCGACTTTAAAGAAATCCATAAATGTAAAATTTCCCGCCGTCATCACAAGGGCGTTTGCCGGTGTGGAAAAAGGTGTTGCAAAGGATGTTGCCGCCGCTACCGCCACCGCCATGACGAACGGAACTGGATTGAGATCAAGCCCGATAGCTGCATTGATTGCAATTGGTGCAAATAAAACAGCTGTTGCCGTATTGCTTACAAATTGACCGAACAAGGCGGTTAAAAGATAAATCCCCGCCAATATGCCAATCGGTCCGAATCCGCCTAAATATTGAATGACCGCTTCGGATAACAGGGAAATACCTCCCGTTTTTTCTAAGGCAGTCCCCATCGGTAACATAGCAGCAATTAAAACGAGACTTTCCCAATTAATATGATTGTACGCATCGTCCATATTTCGTAAACATCCAGTTAAAATCATTCCGATGGCAGCTAAGGAAACGGAAACGGCCGTTGGAAAAATATCCAAAACCATAAATAGGACCATCATTAACAATATAGCGAGGGCGATTGGTGCTTTTCCTTGTGCGGCAGCCTCAGAAGCATATTTTTCCGGTTGACCGACGATGACCATATCGGTCGTATCCTTCGATAAATATTCAATATCTTCCCACGTTCCTTGTAATAAAAGGGCATCGCCGAATCGAAGCGATAGATCTGAAATATTTTCTAAAAGGTACTTACCCTTTCGATTAATACCGATCACATTCACCCCGTATCTTTTTCGAAAACCAGCTTCGCTCACCGTTTTATGAATGAATTTTGAATTTGGTGTTAATAACGCTTCCGCAATGCCGATTGTTTTCGAAACTAATCTTTCTGTATCGTCGTGGGGTTCGATTTGCAAATCATAATCGACGGCAAACCGAGCGACGCTTTCAGGAGTCCCTTCCAAGTATAAAATATCATTCGGTTGAAGTTGGCTTTCCGGCCCGGCCATTTCTTGATGGGCATTATGGAGCAAGGAAAATCCTTCCCCGTTTT
Coding sequences within:
- a CDS encoding nucleoside recognition domain-containing protein; this translates as MSTYVEKKQYDEIIHFAKSLSSNDLRDEIVTDIYQESKSICDETIRYQSMEKLRQTEKLDRIFTSKLFGFPIMLAMLGIVFYITIAGANYPSSLLADFFNWIEGYLTTFFHWIHAPEWLYGIIVLGLYRGTAWVVSVMLPPMAIFFPMFALLENYGYLPRVAFNMDRLFKRAGAHGKQALSMAMGFGCNAAAILSTRIIESPRERMIAILTNNFVPCNGRWPTLILLSSLFMAVGFSGTLGTFVTAAVVMGIVLFGIVVTLVVSWVLSKTALKGIPTHYTLELPPYRIPKFWQTILRATLDKSLFVLKRAVIVAAPAGMLTWIAANIFIGDTSILMYVVNFFDPFAQLLGLDGYILTAFLFGLPANEIVLPILLMGYLSTGAMIEVEDLTAIKQIFIEHGWTWLTALNMMLFSLLHFPCGTTMVNIYKETHSKKWTFIAFALPTSIAIVVTFVVAQVAKGFGWV
- a CDS encoding FeoB small GTPase domain-containing protein, whose translation is MTQNQPIKIALAGNPNVGKSTLFNTLTGLKQHTGNWPGKTVVLAEGSFSFKGREYTIVDLPGTYSLLSTSADEEVARDFIVFEKPDITIVVVDATTLERNLNLALQVMEITDRVILCINLIDEAKKKGIIIHENIMMDKLGVPVIKISARNKMGIPLLLDTIDRMVTGKITTSPYQMKYSEEVEEKLNQLIPKVEKLVGNDLSPRWLALKLLDGDESILQTYIKRKEQGQGAEKTNEYVR
- a CDS encoding FeoA family protein yields the protein MAEKQVISLDQAQIGDCIEIKKIGVTGTMRRRLLDLGFVPSAKVIAIQKSPLGDPIAYQVSQTIIALRKEESSKIFGEIVKNDSKSTD
- a CDS encoding manganese catalase family protein produces the protein MNEVAINLPRPKEPDPNAASAVQELLGGRYGEMSTFNNYLFQSFNFKNKKKLKPFYDLIASITAEEFGHLELVAHTINILMEGSSFPGEPDIAPLRNGKDLRNHYAFIDTAQSAKPGDSQGRPWTGDNVFNSGNLIVDLLHNYFLEIGARTHKMRVYEMTSHPTAREMIGYLLVRGGTHIVAYAKALEVATGVDITKMLPVPTVSNRVFDTARKFEEKGAHRKLYTFSKNDYRGITQIWKGTHPETNEPLEVIFGSPKGAPVPDYEEVTEEFAPGISMEDFQEIAKRLQNEAGLT
- a CDS encoding YuzF family protein; amino-acid sequence: MAEDKYDNRNPYSRNPQLRSFVDPYLYQRLNQLLNQKLVVQTVKDSVRGTLKQVYPDHITVTTDGNHFFVRTAQIVWVKPD
- a CDS encoding acyl-CoA synthetase; this translates as MVKNIYDTEKGWKQIQRIRRNTLGDLLARTRDRLPDKFAIAYKHIRLTYKELDDLVNQTAHAFLRDGMKKGDMIAIMSKNSLDFVISTFALARIGAVMIPINYMLNASDVRYILNHAKVSGYLAAEEYMSILDQAAADLSINHRFIMDQEEKRGGENGDSGWIPLSVARKDESTAFVDADIDDEDLAHVLYTSGTESRPKGVMLTHKNIISEYVSTIISGKMSEKDVCIHALPLYHSAQLHCFLGPSIYLGSSGIILENAKPDNLLETIEKEKITQLFCPPTVWIALLRHPDFNRRDLSSLQKCYYGAAIMPREFLKELSERLPNARFWNFYGQTEVAPLATALQPEDQMRKLGSAGKPTLNVQTKIVDDHGKEVPPGVIGEIVHRTPHAMKGYLYDPEKTLEAFRSGWFHSGDLGVMDEEGYITIIDRKKDMINSGGVNVSSREVEEVIYEMEGVSEVAVISIPDPYWIEAVTAVIVRKKGAEMTEEDVIAFCKERLSTFKVPKYVEFTDQLPKNPSGKLLKRKLREMYRHVSDQRRG
- a CDS encoding SLC13 family permease, coding for MELAITFIILTITIVLFISGKLRADLVALLSLLALTVTGILNVQEALAGFASSTVIMLAGLFIVGGGIVRTGLAQMAGRFLLRFSGSSETRLFILLFLVVAIVGSFISNTGTVAIMLPIVVSMAISMKLSATTFLIPLAFASSLSGFMTLISTPTNLIVSETLVENGFEKLGFFSITPLGIVAFVTGIVYILSVRHLLPKETGKRRTKQNGLSPNELIKQYRLSEKLHRVIIPAHSKAVGQLLGNLNIPSRYHVIVLAIEQKNGEGFSLLHNAHQEMAGPESQLQPNDILYLEGTPESVARFAVDYDLQIEPHDDTERLVSKTIGIAEALLTPNSKFIHKTVSEAGFRKRYGVNVIGINRKGKYLLENISDLSLRFGDALLLQGTWEDIEYLSKDTTDMVIVGQPEKYASEAAAQGKAPIALAILLMMVLFMVLDIFPTAVSVSLAAIGMILTGCLRNMDDAYNHINWESLVLIAAMLPMGTALEKTGGISLLSEAVIQYLGGFGPIGILAGIYLLTALFGQFVSNTATAVLFAPIAINAAIGLDLNPVPFVMAVAVAAATSFATPFSTPANALVMTAGNFTFMDFFKVGMPLVLIMFFVMIIFIPMIYPF